The Gossypium hirsutum isolate 1008001.06 chromosome D02, Gossypium_hirsutum_v2.1, whole genome shotgun sequence region ATCaattttttcttatataaattaaaaattttaacttaatttaaactcgaacaaataaattatttattcaaatttatttagaAACCAAATAACTCAGTTCCACCCACTCAAAAAAATTCTGGAATGGAGTAAATTTTGCTTCAATTATGTTGTGGATTCTCGGGAAAGAAATGCACATATTACATGCAGATGTAGATACAAATTCAGCCCATCGATAGATAAATATTGAGGCCATGATTTCGAGATAAGTCCCCAATCTCTTGTCACATTCACAATCAACCCATACATGCACCCATGCCTGGACCAATATGGCTAGGAAGATTATCAAATTTACGTTTGTTGTTTTCCTCGACCACTAGGTTTCATTTATCTTGTGGTCCGAACaatgaattattattttgattttttatttaatacactacttgtattaaattttataaaataactcacattatatatatttatgataaaaACAAATCACGACCACACATTATTAACAAGTAATGTAAGTATGAGTTTCGATGGGCGGTGCAATGCAGTGCGGTacgtttaatttactttttatctcacgttACAAGATCACTATAATATCTAATCTTACCGCCAtcactgtttttacactaatagTAAATAAATACACCGTCTGTCCAAACCTAGCCTAAGTATGGGGTAAATGTTGGGTTCATTGCCACCATTATATACTTTCAGTGAGTTTATCCAACTTTCCATCCGTATAAGCAATTAAAGTGTGGGAAGACTacatttaatgttattaaattgttaataattttatattttggtcacttaattttaaaaaattataaaatagtcactgagttatttgaaagttttaatttaagtcaCTTGACTATTAAAAACATTGTTGCCTGGCCTTCTTTAATCACATTGCATGTATCAATCGAAGATTCTTCTTCCCCTTCTCTTTTATAGTTTTTTTCATGAAATGACTTTGAATGTTATaaatttacaaaccaaaatccaaacaactttcttctttaATCTCCTACACTGATCATTAGAATACTTGAATCTGAATATGTTATTCTACTCGTCGATGGGCACTAATCCGTTGTATTAGTCGTCAAATCTTCGCTTGAAACTCGCTAGctggatttttttgaaaaaaaacacttaatagaccaatgatttaaataaaaacttttaaatagttcaataatcattttataactttttaaaattgagtaactaaaaaataaacttactaataatttaatgtcaTTGGgttaatttacccttaaaaaatttaaaaagcaaaatgatttttttttctaatggaTCTAATTTTCTGGCacaaatttcaagaaaaacagCTTAGAAGAGTAAGTTTTTGTGTATAAATAAGCTAAGCTCATGAGATTTTAGTAAACCATAAGCATAGCCTTAAAACAATATAAGAAAATGTCATTGCCAAGGTTCATCGTGATCAAATCCATCCATGCCAACGCATGCCTCGGCTTCAAACAAGACGATCCCTATGAAGGCTTTGCCGAATTCTCAGAATCAATGGTTACGAGCCCAAATGCAAAATTCGAAGTGGAGTCAGCTAAAGGTGGACTGGTTCACATAAGGAACTGTATTAACATGAAATACTTAGAACGAACCGAAGAGGATTCCATCTCTGGTAAAGCAGATGAGCAGTATTGGATCACTGCAACAGCCGAGAAGAAAGAGGAGGACCAATCCAAAGAATGGTGCACCTTGTTCCAGCCATTGGAAGAAGACTCGGTGAATAAAACTTACCGGTTCATGCATGTTCAATCAGGCTGCTATTTACTCCTACGCCAATCCTATTCCTCGGATATTACTGCCGGGGTGTTGGCGACCAGCACGAAAATCGATGCTAATGGCAACGATGTATTCAAAGTTATCGATTGGGACACGTTAGTGATTCTACCTCGGTACATTGCGTTCAAAGGAAACAATGACATGTTCTTGCGTCTTGCCGAGATCGATGGTCACCTGTATTTACAGTTTTTAGGTGAGGATATTGGTGAGGCGGCTGTGGCAATGGAGGTTTTCTATACTCCCAATGGTGACATTAGGATCAAACCGGTTTGTTCCGATAAATATTGGAAGCGTAAACCGGATTGGATTTGGGTTGATTCTGATGACACTAAAGGTAACGATAAGGACACGTTGTTTCATCCCTTTAAAGTTGATGGTAAGACAATAGCTCTTCTCAATTTAGGCAACAAAATGTTCTGTAAGCGTTTCACAGGTGAAGGGAGGACGAGCTGTCTTAGTGCACGCATCCCTTCTGTTACCAAAGAGGCTTATCTAAATGTGGTGGAGCCTGTGTTGTCGAGAAAGATCGAAAATCTCCGATACGATACCGAGAACGCTAGGGTGTATGATGAAAAGGTCCAAATTGTGGCCAAAAATTCAGCTAGCAACCATACTACACAATCCAACACAATGGATGTGAAACTTACCTATACAGACACCACAACTAGTACTTggaattctcatttttcaatagGTCTTGAAGCTAAAGCTAGTTTCGAATTCGGCGTCCCGATTATCGCGGAAGGGAGTGTTGAGATATCTACCAATGTTGAAACCGGGATTGAATGGGGAGAGACCAAGACAACGACGACGGTCATGGAAGTTAACCATCAAGTTCATGTGCCTCCGATGACTAAGGTGACGGTGTATCTATTGATGACCAAAGGCAAGTGTGATGTTAACTTCATGTTCACTCAAAAAGACACTCTTTTCAATGGGACCATCGTCAAAACTGATGTCGTAGGAAGCACTTACGTCGGTTCTAATTACTACAACGTCCAATATGATACCAAAGAAGAACCACTCACCTCTTGAACGCCATTGCTAGTAAGGCCATGAAAATAACAAGCGAGGagcttgaagacttgttcaattAAGCTAAATAAATTTGTGTTTCCTTTTGTCGAAGCACTCTCTGTTTTCTTATTAGTAACTACGTCATTTAGCTAAATAAATTTGTGTTTCCTTTTGTCGAAGCACTCTCTGTTTTCTTATTAGTAACTATGTCATGCACTCtttattatgaaaataataataataataaataagttgccATTATTATGTCAATTATTTATGTGAGTTTGTTTGagatttgagattttttttatatacaatacctaaaattatttatagtctttttctcaacttttaaataagaggataagaCATTTCAGCACACTCAAACCCAAGTCCTCTTACACTAACAACAATATTGATGCCAACCGAGTAAAGACTCaatctgacttaaaattttataaattgtaaaagggttaaagttaaatttttttcattttaaaggaGTCGAGTTCCCTATTAACCCCCTGATGTAATAACTTACTAATAATGGCAAGACAGAAAATCTCTTGATAATTAAATTGGGTCTTGATtgattcaaatttaatttgggttagattttaaataagaaaaactcTCCAAATACTTATTTTCTCCATTCATAAGATTTGAACCCGAGACATTCAACTTTTTATCACTCGACtattttagattaaaaagtaaatgaaATTTATTGCAATATTAAATGATAAAAGCAAAAGAACAAAATATCCACATTTGTCAAGTAGACATTATTGTCATCTCCATATTTTGGCAAACAAGATATTAAAGTCATATCCATATTGGTAGATGAATGCAACAACTAGACATTAAAGTTGCACCCATATGGGTCCATCAATTAGCACATTTTATGAATATGAACGAACCTGAATGTTGCAATCTCCAAATCATGATCTTAATAAATGGGATCAAATTGTAAATGTTATGTTAATGTATTaaactataaatattttaatacaatttttttatctttagcctcaaatttttaaattttatttctgaaTTCGCCTTGCatacaaatatatatgtacatgtttatCTGAATACGCATGTACATTtacatttacaatttatatttagTTAGATTTGAACCCATGTATTAATATATATAGGAGTTGAATGCTAAATCAAATGGTACCCAAGTTCCCCGTTCAACTCCTATATGGATTACGGCAGGGTTAAAATCTCATCAAATGCAAATTGTGAATTTACTGTGGGTGAAGACACTCCCACTTCATGAACTCGAAGAGGCTTAATCTGAAAATAGGAGACAAATTCTAAAAACAAAATTGAGTATAGACATCTCGAATCCAATACTGTTATTGAAAGAATCCGTCGTTCCTCAACAGATGACACTTTGAAGGCTTCTATTAGAGCTACAAAATTTCTCATATATTGTGATAGTGCTTTAGTAGCTCGTGGCCTTGCACAGATGAGCTTGAACGAAGACTATAGTAATTATCGAGTAGAAGATGGCTCCACAAGTGGATGAATTTGACATAATGTATAAaagttaagggttaaatttattgaattttttaaaattaatatcaaattaacataatacataaatatttaatgattaaatttgctATTGTGCCATTAAAAAAAGACCCATCAGTATTCCATTAATGATTTAATGGAAGCGTGACCAAAAATTTAAATGTTGATAACATTAGTAacgaagttgaaaatttttaaagttaagtgatcaaaacaAAAATACGTTAATATTTAAATGACCATCGATGCAATTTACCCTAAATATTACTACtaacacaaaaaaaattcaaaattataataaaaaaattactataatATCTCTCCATACCCCAAAGTCTTCAACATTCAAAGCACCATTTTCCTTTAGTttctgttcttttttattttacatgagaaaattttataaattcaacATATCATCattcactcaattttaaaaaaataaccaaattgaacAACAAATCACACAAATCTATTAAATGGCTTTCTTCCCATCGTAGCAGGCATAGAAACAGTAGAATCCACACTCAAATTCCCCAACGATTGCAATGTTTGATGCTTATCTAACCCCCTTTGTGACCTTGAATCCTTGCCCGAAAACAACGACGACCCTTTACTCCATTTTAACGATCCGACTATCCCTTGCGTTAATGGGAATGAAAGTCGCCTCTTCGATTCGTTCCCAGGTGTCCCCATGAACCTCTCTTTCATGTTGCCATTGGCTCTCGCTTTGGCTTTAGCTGAAACTGTTGGTGTCATGTAGTTCGGGACCGAAAACGGTGGGCAACTTGTGAGGCTGTCGTCATCTTTGAGTGGTAAGTTCGATGGTGAATCGATTATGGTAGGTCGGGGTCGTGAATGCTTTGAGTTTAATAACCCTGAGTTGGTTGCTTGCGGCACAAGTTTACTCGGTGGTGTTGGTGTTTGCATTGGCCTTGTGGTGGGGAGAATGGTGGACCTTGTCGATTTCGGTGTAGGGATGTCAATGATGTTGTCGAATGTGAACTGACTGGATTGTGGCCTCGGACTAGGCTTTAATTCGGAGTTTGGCATTGTTGGTGTAAATTGGAAGGTCTTTGTGGCTTGGTTTTCGGGTAAATCGGTTGGTGGTAATCGACGTTCTAACCAGTTCCACCACCATGGGAATACACCGGACCGAATGTTGGGTACACCTGTGTGAGGTGATTTCATTGCATCTTTCCATAGCTGCAAATGAACATGTAAAATATACGAACTTTACAACATTGCCGAAGCCAGGTCGAACTTAAAACTGGACCAGACTAGTGAAAATAGAGTACCTGGTGAGAATATGCATACGCCATGGCcctttctcttttgatgactGCCTCCACCTTTCTCTGCATTCTTGCCTCCATTTCTTCCTTTGTCAGCAAGCTATCATCCCAGTTTTCATTCCCTGTCTCGGACTAATCCGACATCCAACTTAAGTTACTCGTTGTAATACTGATATATTGAGCAAATATGTACAAAACAAACTGAATACACGATCTCATAGGAAGAGGGCAACCAAGGCCGATCACAGTCGGTTTTACAGTTCATTTCACTTTCTTAACACAAATAAATACCTGTATAAAAGCTTTCAGTGACACAAACGGTTGGATTTCGGGGCATCTCGATATTTAACAAGCTTTAACTTACTTAAAACAAAACAACACTAAATGCATGCAATCATACACAAAAACTTAATACCTGGCCAAAGGTCCATTTGCCGAAGCCGCTCTCGGCCTCCTTGTCTTTCTTAAACTGAGCTTGACGTCGTGCTTGATTTTCTAACATTTGGATCCGGCGTGACTGAATCTGAGACTGAACTCGGACCAAAAGCTGCATATATTTCATGGCCGTAATAGTTTGACGTTTCACATTGTGACCTCTCACAACTCCTTGAAGCCTTACGAGGCCTTTCAAAGCTCTAAAACTTCTCCTTGCCTGTATTACAAGTTTCAAGATAATCAAGTTCGGATATCAAACATTGGTCAAAAACGTATCGACGGAAGGGGAAAGTGACTACATATGCACCAGACTTGCATAACAAGTAACTTCGCACATCGGCATTCATTGTAAAATCCTAACTGCCGAATTTTTAGCATTGTTTGCAATGTCAGAACAGTTGTCTCCGTGAATCCGGACTCGGAAATTTtagttattaataagaataaaggACCTTACCATGTAACCCCGATAGGCTGCTTGAATCTTTGTAGCTGAAGCATGATGGTTTCTTAACGTTGGTTCCAGTCTAGGACGAACAAGCCTAGGAGGTCCTGCTCTCGGAGAAGCAGCTCTTGGAGGTGGAGGCAGAAACGGAGAAGCAGCTCTAGGTGAATTGGCTCGTGGAGAAGAAGCAGTCTTCGGAGAAGCAGCCCTTGGAGAGGCAATCCTTTGAGAACGAACACGAGGAGACGCAGCTCTAGGAAGCATGAAAGGTGGTGTTCTAAGTTGATCCGGTGGTGTTGAAGGCCGGAACGATAGTTTCCGATCTCTTTCAGCCTCCCCAAGAATTTTCTCGATACTACTCGGTTCCCTAAACAGGGGAATGAAGGAATTAGCTTCTCCATGCTTGTAATTTGCTtgacctttcttcttcctttctttacCGCCCTTTTTATCCGATTCCTAAAACGATTCAACGAAACAAAACAAGCCGTAAAAATTCCGATTTTACGACATACATGCTGCATAACAATCTATTAGGACATAAATCTCAATAGGTGACATACATAACAAAACCGACTTCAACCTTAAAAACATCGAAATACCGACTTACAATATTTAGTTTCTCCTTCGAATTCGATACGAAAACTCTTTTGATTGCAGAAAACCAACTTCCTTTCTTTCCCATACTGCCAGCATTACTGAAACCGAAGAACGAAAACTCTGCAGGGCCTAATCGAATGCACCCGAAATATATCGATACCGTCGATCTGTATACACACAACACACAATCATAAACCTTTTAAGACAAAGAATTCAAGTTCTCAACCATGAAACATGATGGAAATGCAGGTAAGAACGACCCGGACCCGAACCCGAAAAAAGAGATACGTACCTTACAAAAAGAAGTCGCTCTTCTTTTCTAGCCTCCCTCACCTTTCTTACACAACATACTTAATGttgtaaataaattttcttacgagTTCCTAGcctgtttttctttttctacttTTGAAGggctttgaaaaaaattttataccaactttattttttttttcactttggcCCCCAACTTTCAGCTTTTGAtggatttattaataattatagcaTTAAAATTGAAAGGGGAAATGATTAAAGGGGGTTGGGttagtgtttgatgaaatgatgatgatgatgattataataataataattaatataatgaaatagagtaaaaaagagagaataaaaggGGATGGTTGGCCAATTTCTCACTCAATGTATTCTTCAACTACTTTTAAAAGGCTTTACTTCATTTGGAAGACTATCTTGTAGTTGATAGCAACTATAACCGTTAAGTTTGGtactctttcccttttctttattattattattattattttcatcattattgtggattttttttatgataattattatggAATATTTGATGGATACTCATTTTTATGGggtttttttcttataaaaaatagGTTGGAATATGCCGTAAGTCCTTCTactctttaaaattttgaaatttagtcattgtatttttattttt contains the following coding sequences:
- the LOC107960587 gene encoding uncharacterized protein yields the protein MSLPRFIVIKSIHANACLGFKQDDPYEGFAEFSESMVTSPNAKFEVESAKGGLVHIRNCINMKYLERTEEDSISGKADEQYWITATAEKKEEDQSKEWCTLFQPLEEDSVNKTYRFMHVQSGCYLLLRQSYSSDITAGVLATSTKIDANGNDVFKVIDWDTLVILPRYIAFKGNNDMFLRLAEIDGHLYLQFLGEDIGEAAVAMEVFYTPNGDIRIKPVCSDKYWKRKPDWIWVDSDDTKGNDKDTLFHPFKVDGKTIALLNLGNKMFCKRFTGEGRTSCLSARIPSVTKEAYLNVVEPVLSRKIENLRYDTENARVYDEKVQIVAKNSASNHTTQSNTMDVKLTYTDTTTSTWNSHFSIGLEAKASFEFGVPIIAEGSVEISTNVETGIEWGETKTTTTVMEVNHQVHVPPMTKVTVYLLMTKGKCDVNFMFTQKDTLFNGTIVKTDVVGSTYVGSNYYNVQYDTKEEPLTS
- the LOC107903055 gene encoding protein IQ-DOMAIN 14, yielding MGKKGSWFSAIKRVFVSNSKEKLNIESDKKGGKERKKKGQANYKHGEANSFIPLFREPSSIEKILGEAERDRKLSFRPSTPPDQLRTPPFMLPRAASPRVRSQRIASPRAASPKTASSPRANSPRAASPFLPPPPRAASPRAGPPRLVRPRLEPTLRNHHASATKIQAAYRGYMARRSFRALKGLVRLQGVVRGHNVKRQTITAMKYMQLLVRVQSQIQSRRIQMLENQARRQAQFKKDKEAESGFGKWTFGQSETGNENWDDSLLTKEEMEARMQRKVEAVIKRERAMAYAYSHQLWKDAMKSPHTGVPNIRSGVFPWWWNWLERRLPPTDLPENQATKTFQFTPTMPNSELKPSPRPQSSQFTFDNIIDIPTPKSTRSTILPTTRPMQTPTPPSKLVPQATNSGLLNSKHSRPRPTIIDSPSNLPLKDDDSLTSCPPFSVPNYMTPTVSAKAKARANGNMKERFMGTPGNESKRRLSFPLTQGIVGSLKWSKGSSLFSGKDSRSQRGLDKHQTLQSLGNLSVDSTVSMPATMGRKPFNRFV